DNA from Desulfarculus baarsii DSM 2075:
GATGGCCGGGTTGCGCGGGCTGACTTCCAGGGCTTGGTCGAAGTAGGCCACGGCGGCCAGATGGTCGCCGGCCCAGACCCGGCACAGGCCCAGCAGATGCAAGCACAGGGCCGAATCGGGGTTTAGGTCGAGGTCTTTTAGCAGCAGGCGTTCGGCCTGGGCGTATTGGCCCTGGTCGAACAGGGCCTTGCCCTCCAGGCGAAAGGCCAGGGTCGTCGGCTGGACCAGGGCCCGGCCCTGGGCCAGGTCGAACGGCGCGCTGACCTGGCCCGGCCCCAGGCCCCGGGCGGCGCGCAACACGGCCGGGTCGATCTTGGCCCGCTCCAGGCAACTGACCGTCAGGCGCATGCGGCCGCCGCTTTGTTCGACGGCCTGGGCGGCGGCCTTGGCGAACGAACGGCCGGCCAGCCGCGCCGGCGTCAGCGGGGCCAGCAGGGCCTGGCTCTCGGCCCAGACCAGGCGCAGGCACAGTTCGCCCTCGGCGGCCACGGCGGGCCAGCACAGCAGCAAGGCCAGCGCCGCCGGCCCGATGATTTTCATGGCGCGTGGCGACATGGCCCCGATTATATGCCCCGCGCCCTGGGCCGCCGCCAGAAAAATCGCCCCTTGGCCGCGCGCTCAGGCGCTTTCGGCGACAGGCTCGGCTTGTTCGTCGCGCTCGTGGGGGCACAGGGGCAGTTGCAGGGTGAAGGTGGCCCCTTGGCCGGACCGGCTTTCGAAGCTCAGGTCGCCGTGATGCTCCAGGGCCACGCGCTTGGCGATGGCCAGGCTCATGCCCACGGCGTCGGCCTTGGTGCTATAGAATGGATCGAACAGATAAGGCAACTCCTCGGGGTCGACGCCCTTGCCGCTGTCGGTGACGGTGATCAGGGCCAGATCGCCGTTGAGTTGCAGGCCGATGACCAGCTTGCCGCCGCCGGGCATGGCGTCCAGGGCGTTGGAAAAAAGCATGTCCAGCACCCGTTCGAGCATGGTCTCGTCGATGCGGGCAAAGGCCGCGCCGGCCTGGCCCACCTCGCCCATGACTTCTAGCTCCACCTTGGACGCGGCGGCCTCCATGCGGAAGTTTTCGGCCTGGGCGGCCAACCAGGGGCCAAGGTCCACCGGCCGGGGGCGCGGCGCGGGCAGGTCGGCGTAGTCGCGCACCTCGCGGACGATGGTTTCGAGCCTCTCGGTGGCGTCGAGGATGCGGCGCAGGTATTGGGCATCGCGGCCGTAGGGGTTGACGCTGGTCAGCAGGCGTTTGGCCAGGCCGCCGATACTGGTGATGGGGTTGCGAATCTCGTGGGCCACGGCCCTGGCCAGGCGGTCGAGACCCTCGGCCTTTTCCTGGGCCAAACGCTGGGAGCGTTGCAGCAGTTCGCTTTCGCTGCGGTGCAGCTTGACCATCTCCGTCACGTCGCCGACCACCACCAGCACGGCGCTGACCTCTTGCGCGGGGCTGACGCCGTCTTTCATGACGATGGTGGTGACCACCAGATCGCGGACCTGGCCATCGGGCCGAAAGTAGCGCACCTGGCGGTTGGCCTGGGTCTGGTCGTCTTGCAGGACGTGGACGACCACTTGGTTGAAGTCGACGTTTTCGGGGTTGTCAAAAAACAGTTCGGCCCAGCCGGCGCGGGCCAAATGATCCATCTCCACGCCCAAGATCTCGGCGGCGGCCGGGTTGGCCAGGACGATGTCGCCGTCTTCGTCGATGAGCAACAGCCCGTCGCTGAGCGACTCCAGGATGTGCTCGGCCACCTCGCGCCGGTCCAGCAGCGAGCGCGTCTGGTCGAAATTGATCAGCGTCTTCTTGCCAGGGTCGCGGCTCACCGCCCACCGTCCTCGCGCGCCGGAAAGTAACATCCCTCGCGCCACGCCATTGTCGGCCACGGCGCGGCGGCCCTTCGATCCCCTTGCTCCCCTGTTTTCAGATTATGGCATTGGCCCGGCCAGAGCAAGCCCGAGGCGCTTTTTCAGCGGGTAAAGCTCACCCGCCGCACGAAAGCGCCGTCGATGGCCGCCGGCTCGACGCGGCCGCTGATCGGCTCCACCGCCCGGTAGGCGATCATATCGCCCCGGCTGATGGCCGACATCGGCATGATTGCCTTGAATTTGCGTCCGGCGATATTTTCCAGCACCACCTCGTCGCCGTCCAGGCGAGTGATGCTCTTGATATCGGCCAGAGGCACTTGCTCCTCGCTCTCGTCGTAGGTCACCGGCAGCGTCTCCACCAACTCGGTGAAGGCGATCACGGCAATGGCCCGGCCCTGATCGGTCTCGATGAGGCCACCCACCGCGCCTGGCTGGGCCAGCGCCGGCCAAGCCAAGGCCGCGCCGAGCAACAGCGCCGTCAAAACGAGCCGCAAACCTTTCATCGGGCGAGATCTCCCTGCTCGGTGGCCGCCGCGGCCGGCTCATCGCCCTGGGCCTGGTCGGTCATGAAACGATTGATGTAGGCCTGGGCCTCGAGCATCGCCGGGTTGAGGGCCAGGGCCCTGTCCATGGCCCGGCGGGCCAGGTCGGGCCGATGGCCGTCCTCGTGCAGGGCCCGGCCCAGGTTGAACCAGAGGTTTTCGTCGGAGCCGACGATGGTCAGCGCCCGGTGATAATGCTCCATGGCCTCGTTGTAGAGCCCCGAGCGCCGCAATTGGATGCCGAACTCGTTGAACAGATGCTTGTGCTGGGGGCTGTAGACGGCCTGGATGTTGGCCAGACGAAAAAATACGTCGCGGGCCTTTTCGATCTCGCCCTGGGCCATGTAGGTCAGGCCCAGGCCGAAGTTGGCCCGCACCGACTCCTCGTCCAGGCGCAGGGCGTTTTTGTATTCGTATTCGGCCGAAAGGTATTCCTTGTTGTCGTAGTGCTCGTCGGCCCGGTCGATGATCACCTCGGCCAGACGCTGCTTGCCGCCCTTGGTCTTGTTCCAATAGCCGGGTTGGTGCATGAAGCGCTGGTGAAACT
Protein-coding regions in this window:
- a CDS encoding tetratricopeptide repeat protein, whose translation is MSYPKVFAGEVYLERTEVTVGYLDTSRKTALENYWRADPLDEDRVKVVLLDLNDEPTDLWEIVSRREFHQRFMHQPGYWNKTKGGKQRLAEVIIDRADEHYDNKEYLSAEYEYKNALRLDEESVRANFGLGLTYMAQGEIEKARDVFFRLANIQAVYSPQHKHLFNEFGIQLRRSGLYNEAMEHYHRALTIVGSDENLWFNLGRALHEDGHRPDLARRAMDRALALNPAMLEAQAYINRFMTDQAQGDEPAAAATEQGDLAR
- a CDS encoding sensor histidine kinase gives rise to the protein MSRDPGKKTLINFDQTRSLLDRREVAEHILESLSDGLLLIDEDGDIVLANPAAAEILGVEMDHLARAGWAELFFDNPENVDFNQVVVHVLQDDQTQANRQVRYFRPDGQVRDLVVTTIVMKDGVSPAQEVSAVLVVVGDVTEMVKLHRSESELLQRSQRLAQEKAEGLDRLARAVAHEIRNPITSIGGLAKRLLTSVNPYGRDAQYLRRILDATERLETIVREVRDYADLPAPRPRPVDLGPWLAAQAENFRMEAAASKVELEVMGEVGQAGAAFARIDETMLERVLDMLFSNALDAMPGGGKLVIGLQLNGDLALITVTDSGKGVDPEELPYLFDPFYSTKADAVGMSLAIAKRVALEHHGDLSFESRSGQGATFTLQLPLCPHERDEQAEPVAESA